The segment CCTGAGAAGGCCTAGCAACCTATTGTGGAGTCACTCGCAGTAGTCCTGGCTGAATTCAGCTGGAAAGTCTCACTCGGCAGGTCTCAACTCGAACCGTTCTGATCCTTACTCGCGACGGATCGAATCCATCATTCGCTTATCGGATCTTCACGAAACGCTCAATTCACCGTGAGCAGAAACCGTCAGCACGAGGTGCCCACCCGCACTGGTCATCACCACCATGCAGGCAGGCGCTCGATCTCAGGCTGTTACGCCCAGGTCAGGTGGACTTCGCTGACGTGCTCTATCCCACCCTCGGCGGTAATTTCCCACTGGACATCGTCCGGGATCTCGACCACCCGCAACTCTGCGCCATGGCCATTCGCAGCCGCACCGAGTTCCTCCACGACTTGGACCAACTTCAGGTCATCGCGCGGGATCAGTTTTCCACACTGATTGAGGCTCGGTTCTCTCGGCGTCGCCGCCTCTGGCCAGTAGGCTCCTGGATCCGTTTCCTTGAGCGCGTCCGGCTGGCCCAGCTCACGCAATCGTAGAAATGCCTGGTGACTCACCGAAAACTTATCGTAGCTCTTATTGATCACAATCTTTTTCATAAACCGATCCTTTCCTCTCCCTCGTCAGGGTTTTCGATGTTGCGATCTTGATGAATAGGCCTGCGTATCAGGCACCCTCTCTCTGTGCGATCAACCAGGGCGATTCGTCAAGCTACTTTCTTCACCGGGTCTGCGTACGCGCTAGTATAGTTCCCTGCCCAATGGGAGTAGCGTCGGTTGGCCCAGGTGTTGACCTCGCCACTCTGGGTTGCGCCATATCGCTTCGCCAGCACGGCAGTGAACGTGACCAGGTTCCCCTGGATCTCCAGAAGATCCGCATCCGTAATCTTCTCCCACTTCGCTTTGAGTGGTGCCTTCAGTTGGGTCCAAAATGCGCTGAATTGTTCTTGATTCATCTGGCACTCCTTTCAGACATGATTGTACTGACAGCCGTAAATGTGGAATGCCCCATGCGCGCATCTCATGGCTCCAACTACCTTGCCTCTAGGAGACAACAATAGCGGGCCACAACATATGCGGCAAACACTGGGCACTCTGGCGTAGCAGCGGCGGAGACCGGAGAATCAGACGCACAGAAACGTGGATGGAGTGCAGTGCGAGAGATGGGACAGTCGGCGTGGCTCAATACGTCGTACCTCACCTTACAGGGCGCAGAGCCATGAGTCAACGGAAGCGAGACAGGAATAGTCCGTAACAGATTGATATCATGGATCAATAATTATTCACCCCTGTCGCATGAAACAAAGGATTGAGAGGAAGACAAAAGAAAGAAACACTCCTACAGGATGCTCAAAAATGCCGTCCCGCAAGGCCGCAGATCTGCGGATGCCACTCGTTTTACGTTTCACGTCTCACATTTCACGCCCCCATTAGACATCTGGAATCTGCCAGTCAATCGGAGCCATCCCCGCCTCGGCAAGGTCGCGATTGATCTGCGAGAAACACCGGCACCCATAAAATTTCCTGACTGACAAAGGAGAGGGATGAGCCGTTGCAACC is part of the Nitrospirota bacterium genome and harbors:
- a CDS encoding CsbD family protein produces the protein MNQEQFSAFWTQLKAPLKAKWEKITDADLLEIQGNLVTFTAVLAKRYGATQSGEVNTWANRRYSHWAGNYTSAYADPVKKVA